Sequence from the Clostridium botulinum genome:
TAAATTTAATTGGATACATATTACCCTCCTAATGAATATATTAATATTTCTAATTATTATAGTTATATTATATAGTAAAACTTTTATTAGGTGAATTACATTATGTTAAAATTAAATTATCTTATCATATTAGGAGGCTTATTTATGAAAAAGCATTATTTTGCCATTATCCACGTTCTAAATTATTAGTATTACTAAATTTTTACACTCAAAAATTCTATACTTTCTTATATGTTAAAAAATGTGAATTCCGAAGAATCCACACGTTCATTATTTAACTAAACTATTTTCAATTATTCAGAAATTCTTTTATTTAAGTGAAAAAGCAGTTCCATCTATTTTATAGTAAAAATATTTTAACATTCATATCATAATTCTTTAACAATAATTTTATTAAATAATTTCTCTACTACATCCTTATTTACAAACCCCGTTTCTTTTTCTATTGCATTTGCAGTTCCACAAGCTGATGCTAATTTTAAAGTATCTATAATATCATAGCCTCTTTCAAGTGCTACTGCTATGCCACCAACATATGCATCACCTGAACCTACAGGATTTATAACTTCTATTTTAGGAATATTTACTTTATAAATTTTATCTTCAAACCCAACAATTGATCCTTCTGCTCCCAATGAAATTGTAATAAAATTTATTCCTTTTTTACTCAAAATATTTATTTCATTTATAGCATCTTCTTCAGACAAAATCTTTCTACCAGTTAAATCTTCTATCTCATCTTTATTAGGTTTAATGAAATAAGGCTTTGCTTCTATACCTTCTTTTAGTGGTTCACCACTAGCGTCTAATAAAAATTTTTTTCCTTTTTTATTAGCATATTCTATTAGCTCTCTATAAAATTTTTTTGGTACATTTTGGGGAAGACTACCTGATGCTACAATTATATTTGCTTGTTCTATTAATTCATTATACTTATTTATAAAATTATTTTTTTCTTCAATTGTGATCTCTGGTCCAGGTTCAAGTATTTCTGTTTGAATAAAATCATCTGTAATAAATGCCAAGCACTCCCTTGTTTCACCACTTATTTTTACAAAATCATTCTTTATTCCATAATACTTAAGTTTCTCTTCAATAAATTCTCCACTCTTTCCTCCAAGAAAACCCGTAGCAATACAATTTTCATTTAATATATTAACTATATTAGCTACATGTAATCCCTTTCCACCTGGAGTATTTTGAACATTTCTAGCTCTCATTACCCTTCCCTTTTTTATATCTGCTATCTCATATCTTTTATCTATAGAAGCATTTAAATTTATAACTAATATCATATTTCATGCTTACCTTTCTATATAATAAAATTATCAAGCTATGTTTTAATTAATGATTTATATTATAGTGTAATGGCAAACTATTATTATAATTTAACCTTAAAAAGTGTTAAGTAAAAGTAAAAAGAACCATCTAAAAATTAATATCAAAATTTTATATTTGGCTACACGAACTTCCACACAGTTTATTTTGCTTTTTAAACTTACTAAACAAAGTTGTATTTTCTTTTAATACTTACATGTTAACTTCTCCTAATTCTATATTTGGAACAAGCTAAATTTAGAGTACACTATTCTTAGTATTCCTAAGTTAATCTCTGTCTATTAACTTTATACTATTAATATAAACACTATTTAAAACATAGCATCTTCCTCAATATCTATTGGCACTTCCACAAACTTTTATTTTGTTTTCTACTATTTTTGTCATGGCATCTTTACCCGGAGTCATATACTTTCTTGGATCATTTGCATTTGGGTTATTTTTAAAATAATCCTTTACTGCATCTGAAAATGGTATTTTCAAATCTGTAGCTATATTTACCTTACATATTCCAAGTGAAATTGCTTTTTTAACTAAATCATCTGGAACATCTGATGCACCATGCAATACTAACGGCACATGAACTTTACTTCTTATCTCTTTTAATCTTTCAAAATCTAATTTTGCTTTTCCTTTATATAATCCATGTGCAGTTCCTATTGCTACTGCTAAAGAATCTACCCCTGTTCTTTCAACAAATTCTGCTGCATCTTCTGGATTTGTATACATTGAATCTTTTTCAGCTACTATTAAATCATCTTCTCTTCCTCCAAGTTTTCCAAGTTCTGCTTCAACAGTTGCATCATATTCATGCGCATATTCCACAACTTCTTTTACTTTTTTAATATTAACTTCAAACGCTTCTCTAGATGCATCAATCATACATGATTTAAATCCAATATCAATATTATTTTTTATTTCATCTATATCCTCAAAATGATCCAAATGAATGGCTATTGGTATATCATACTTCCTAGCTGCTACCTCTGCCATTGCCTCTATATAAGCTGCCCCTGCGTACTCTATGGTTGATGGTGTTCCTGCTATAATTACAGGTGATCTCATTTTCATTGCTGTATCAACAACTACTTGTAATGTCTCTAAGTTGTGTATATTAAAAGCTGGTACTGCATAACCTTCCTTTTGAGCTTTTAATAACATTTGCTTTGTTGAAAGTATTTTATGCATAAACCTATCTCCTCTCATATAATCTTAATTCAACTTTTTAGCAATTATATTCCATCATCATTTTCAACTGTTTCTTTAATTTTATTTCTCTTATACTCTTTAATTCCTATAGTCCCAGCATTTTTCACCGATTCAACTAATTCTTCCATAGTATAATTACTTCTTGATAACGATGCCTCTAAGACCATAGGTAAATTCATACCAGATATAACTTTAATATTCTTATCTTTTCTTTTTTCACTAATAATAACAGATACATTAAAAGGAGAACCCCCTGCTAAATCTGCCAAAATTAATACTTCATCTGTATTAAGATTATCAATTGCATTTTCAATATTTCCCTTTAAAATATCTGAGCCTTGTCCACATTCAAAATTCACGCCTATAACTTCTTGTTGTTCTCCAGCAATTAATTTTACTGAACTAAGTATTCCTTCTGAAAAAAATCCATGTCCAACAATAATCAATCCTATCATTGTTATCCTCCTCATTATTATATTTATCTAATTTATATATTTAAAATCCGTATATTTTGAAAAAATATTTATATATTCAATAATCACACAAATTAAAATTTTAAAAACTAAAAGTTTTGTTTATGAATGTGTACCCCTTTAACAACTCTATTAACAGTCCCATCTGGTCTTGGATTGTCTGGAGATATTTTTAGTTTTATTGAGTTAAATAATCCAAACATTTGACCATATAAAATATAATTAAATACTGTATAAATTTCTGGTATATTTGAACCATTTATTTCAATACATTTATCACATATACCTTTTAATTTTTCATTCTTTTCATAACTTATTACTGCCAGTTTATGATTCCCCGAATCATTATATATCTCATTTATTAAATCTAAATCATAAAGATTAGTATATTTGTCTATAGAATTCATAATAATAATTAAAGTATTATCATTAATTATTGATTTAGGACCATGTCTAAAGCCCATAACAGATTCAAATATTGTTACTATCTTTCCACTTGTGAGTTCTAAGCTTTTTAATGCCATTTCCTGAGACAAAGCTTTTAGTATTCCTGAGCCTAAATAAACAACTCTATTACATTCATAATTAACTAAATCACAAATATCATTCCATTTATTTTTGAGAATATTTTCTCCTTGTTCTGACACTATATCTACAAAAATTTTATTATTTTCTATATTATCTATATCAAACATTAATATTGTTGCTAGAAGCATGCAGCTAAAAGAGCTTGTCATAGCAAATCCTTTGTCATTTGATTCTGCTGGCATAAACAATACTAAATTATTATTATTTATAATAGCCTTCTTTGCTAATTCACCATCTTCATTACAGGTAATTACCACTTGTGATATATTAGTAATATCTTTCTCAAATAAATCATATGCACCAACGCTTTCTGGTGAATTTCCTGATCTTGCATAAGATATTAAAATAGTTTGAGTATCTTTTTCTATATATTCCTTAGGATTTGATACTAAATCAGTAGTAGCTATAGCTTCAATTCGTGCATTTATTTTACTCCTAAGTTCTAATAAGGCTGTTTGTCCTACATAATCTGAGGTTCCAGCACCTGTTAATATTATTCTTGTATTCGTTGATATATTTTTCTTTAAAAATAATTTAATTTCATCTCTTTTATCATAAATTATCTTATATGTCTCTTTCCATAAATCAGGTTGTTGCATTATTTCTTTTGATGTGTTTATTGCTTTTAATTTTTCTAACTCTTCAATAGTTTTTCCAAAAATCATAATACCCTCCCATACTGGCTACATTGTAATTACCAGTGTATATAAATTTTAACTAATTTTTTAGACATACTCTATATTTAAATTTATCGCCTCTTGCAATACTTACTGTATATTCAATAACTTGCTTATTTTCATATGTTGTTCTTTCAATTTTCAATCCTGGTTCTCCTTGTGATACATCTAAATAAATGCTTTCTAATTTATTTATAGAAACACTTTCAAGCACTTCTTCAGCTGATGTTATATGAACTTTAAAATCATTCTTAAAAATTTCATACAGAGGATTTTCTTCTAAATCTTTTTTAGTCATACCATTAAACTTATCATATGGTAAATATGTTACTTCATATATCATTGGAATATCGTCAGCTATTCTTATTCTTGTTATCTTATATACAAGCTCATTTTCTTTTAACTTTAATTTTCTTAATATTTTACTGTCAGGTTCTGCAATTTCGAAATTCAACAATTTTGAAATAGGTTTTTTCCCAAGTTTTCTCATTTCATCAGTAAATGAATAAACTTTTATTAACTCCTGTTCCACTCTTCTTGATGATATAAAATTTCCTTTTCCATGAACTTTATATATATATTTTTGCTTTTCTAATTCATCTAACGCCTGTCTTACAGTGGTTCTACTTACACCATATTTATCACAAATTTCTCTTTCTGAATCTAATTGATCATTTTCTTCCATATAATTTTCTATTTGATTAATAAGAATATCCATTAATTGTGCATATAATGGAATTTTAGAACTTTTATCAATTTTATTCATTTGAATATACCTCTTTCTAGTTAAAGCTAATTTTTTCTAATTATAACATATTCTTATTAATTATATGAATTTATCAAGTATATTTTTAAAGTTATATATAATATTTCTTTATATAATAACAGACTTACATTATAGCTTTTAGTTGAAATATACGAATTAAAAGTTCTATTATTATTTATAAAATAAATTAATAACTTCTAAATTTCAGATGGAGCTAAAACCCCACCTAAAATTTAGAAATTTCTCTATTGAAACTTATCTATTATAATATTGGGAAATGTGTAATGTGTTCTATAAATTTTGCAATTAAACCTAAACAAATTGTAATTGTTATCAATTTAATTGGTGAATAACCTTTCTTTAATAATTTATACATTAAAAATGTATATCCTAAAGCTAGCATATTAGGCATTACTTTATCTAAAACGCCTTCTTGTAATTTTATTGCTGAATCACCACTAGCTGAACCTGCTGAAATTACCATTGTTGTCTTTAAATTAACCAT
This genomic interval carries:
- a CDS encoding 1-phosphofructokinase family hexose kinase, with translation MILVINLNASIDKRYEIADIKKGRVMRARNVQNTPGGKGLHVANIVNILNENCIATGFLGGKSGEFIEEKLKYYGIKNDFVKISGETRECLAFITDDFIQTEILEPGPEITIEEKNNFINKYNELIEQANIIVASGSLPQNVPKKFYRELIEYANKKGKKFLLDASGEPLKEGIEAKPYFIKPNKDEIEDLTGRKILSEEDAINEINILSKKGINFITISLGAEGSIVGFEDKIYKVNIPKIEVINPVGSGDAYVGGIAVALERGYDIIDTLKLASACGTANAIEKETGFVNKDVVEKLFNKIIVKEL
- a CDS encoding tagatose bisphosphate family class II aldolase, with amino-acid sequence MHKILSTKQMLLKAQKEGYAVPAFNIHNLETLQVVVDTAMKMRSPVIIAGTPSTIEYAGAAYIEAMAEVAARKYDIPIAIHLDHFEDIDEIKNNIDIGFKSCMIDASREAFEVNIKKVKEVVEYAHEYDATVEAELGKLGGREDDLIVAEKDSMYTNPEDAAEFVERTGVDSLAVAIGTAHGLYKGKAKLDFERLKEIRSKVHVPLVLHGASDVPDDLVKKAISLGICKVNIATDLKIPFSDAVKDYFKNNPNANDPRKYMTPGKDAMTKIVENKIKVCGSANRY
- a CDS encoding PTS sugar transporter subunit IIA, encoding MIGLIIVGHGFFSEGILSSVKLIAGEQQEVIGVNFECGQGSDILKGNIENAIDNLNTDEVLILADLAGGSPFNVSVIISEKRKDKNIKVISGMNLPMVLEASLSRSNYTMEELVESVKNAGTIGIKEYKRNKIKETVENDDGI
- a CDS encoding SIS domain-containing protein: MIFGKTIEELEKLKAINTSKEIMQQPDLWKETYKIIYDKRDEIKLFLKKNISTNTRIILTGAGTSDYVGQTALLELRSKINARIEAIATTDLVSNPKEYIEKDTQTILISYARSGNSPESVGAYDLFEKDITNISQVVITCNEDGELAKKAIINNNNLVLFMPAESNDKGFAMTSSFSCMLLATILMFDIDNIENNKIFVDIVSEQGENILKNKWNDICDLVNYECNRVVYLGSGILKALSQEMALKSLELTSGKIVTIFESVMGFRHGPKSIINDNTLIIIMNSIDKYTNLYDLDLINEIYNDSGNHKLAVISYEKNEKLKGICDKCIEINGSNIPEIYTVFNYILYGQMFGLFNSIKLKISPDNPRPDGTVNRVVKGVHIHKQNF
- a CDS encoding GntR family transcriptional regulator; the encoded protein is MNKIDKSSKIPLYAQLMDILINQIENYMEENDQLDSEREICDKYGVSRTTVRQALDELEKQKYIYKVHGKGNFISSRRVEQELIKVYSFTDEMRKLGKKPISKLLNFEIAEPDSKILRKLKLKENELVYKITRIRIADDIPMIYEVTYLPYDKFNGMTKKDLEENPLYEIFKNDFKVHITSAEEVLESVSINKLESIYLDVSQGEPGLKIERTTYENKQVIEYTVSIARGDKFKYRVCLKN